The Yersinia intermedia genome window below encodes:
- a CDS encoding DUF3820 family protein: MEKENLIEIANTRMPFGKYQGRVLIDLPEEYLLWFARKGEFPPGKLGMLMELTLTIKIEGLDGLVKPLKRG; this comes from the coding sequence ATGGAAAAAGAAAATTTGATTGAGATTGCCAATACCCGGATGCCGTTTGGTAAATACCAAGGGCGGGTATTAATCGATTTGCCGGAGGAGTATCTGCTCTGGTTCGCCCGTAAAGGGGAATTTCCGCCGGGCAAGTTGGGTATGCTGATGGAGCTGACGCTGACCATTAAAATCGAGGGATTGGATGGTTTGGTAAAACCCCTCAAGCGTGGTTAA
- the zipA gene encoding cell division protein ZipA: MMQDLRLILIVVGAIAIIALLLHGLWTSRKERSSLFRDRPVKRPKQERVETPIESLDEGVGEVRVRTAHPQEKPSFSHIDDDDGEMPVIQHTDTKPAQVKAEPRQKPFASVPTDYDDPLLGGLSAEQPPHASPRDPLLGTVDESYSQPRHAESPHVAEPAPRVAPQHVASQPEPVAPASEVKPQKLKETVLVLHVAAHHGGALGGEVLLQSVLQSGFQFGEMGIFHRHLSPAGSGPVLFSLANMVKPGSFDPDTMSDFSTPGVSMFMMVPSYGDANQNFKLMLQSAQRIADDVGGVVLDDDRRMMTPQKLETYKARIREVLDANASA, encoded by the coding sequence ATGATGCAGGATTTGCGTCTGATATTAATCGTTGTTGGCGCGATCGCCATAATAGCGTTGTTATTGCATGGTTTATGGACCAGCCGTAAAGAACGCTCTTCACTTTTTCGCGATCGCCCAGTTAAACGTCCGAAACAAGAACGTGTTGAAACCCCGATCGAGAGTCTCGATGAAGGGGTAGGAGAAGTGCGCGTCCGCACTGCTCATCCACAGGAGAAGCCTTCGTTTAGTCATATTGATGACGACGACGGAGAAATGCCGGTTATTCAGCATACTGATACCAAACCGGCTCAGGTCAAGGCGGAACCTCGTCAGAAACCTTTTGCTTCAGTGCCAACAGACTATGACGACCCTCTTTTGGGTGGGCTATCGGCTGAGCAACCACCGCATGCATCACCGCGTGATCCTTTGCTTGGAACGGTTGACGAGTCTTATTCACAACCGCGACACGCAGAGTCACCGCATGTGGCAGAACCTGCACCTCGTGTGGCACCACAACATGTGGCATCACAACCAGAGCCTGTGGCTCCGGCATCCGAGGTGAAACCACAGAAACTGAAAGAAACCGTTCTGGTGTTGCATGTTGCCGCGCATCACGGTGGTGCTCTTGGTGGCGAGGTGCTGCTACAGAGTGTTCTTCAGTCTGGTTTCCAATTTGGTGAGATGGGTATTTTCCATCGTCATCTTAGCCCGGCAGGCAGTGGCCCAGTATTATTCAGTCTGGCGAATATGGTAAAACCGGGTTCTTTCGACCCTGATACCATGTCTGATTTCTCAACGCCGGGTGTTTCAATGTTTATGATGGTACCGTCTTATGGCGATGCAAATCAGAACTTTAAGTTAATGCTGCAATCTGCCCAACGCATTGCCGATGATGTCGGTGGTGTGGTGTTGGATGATGACCGCCGCATGATGACCCCGCAGAAGCTGGAAACGTATAAAGCGCGTATCCGCGAAGTGCTGGATGCAAACGCAAGCGCCTGA
- a CDS encoding LysR family transcriptional regulator, with the protein MQYSPEALIAFVEAAALGSFSAAARKLRKSQSTISTAIANLEADLGLTLFDRQARQPVLTDHGRRVLSHVQEILAASERLDNLSIRLAGQVETRLTFVLSDTYQPTHHEVLLRRFEQRYPDIEFECLIAEEGDVIDLLQLRRAHIGVVEVQSHYPPDIAARRLATQTEMAIFVQQGHPLAKLPQVHREQLATTRQLCLNTYNRTERNQSQGLMWSAPSYLMLLEMAEQGFGWAILPRWLVDQYSRKKLVALPTIGWPKMISIDAVWSKKSPPGPAGYWLLDQLTGSNGIDKPDA; encoded by the coding sequence ATGCAATATTCTCCCGAAGCCTTAATCGCATTTGTTGAAGCCGCAGCCCTTGGGTCCTTCTCCGCGGCGGCACGTAAGTTGCGCAAAAGCCAATCAACTATCAGCACCGCCATCGCTAATCTGGAAGCCGATCTGGGGTTGACCTTATTTGACCGCCAGGCGCGCCAGCCGGTATTAACTGACCATGGCCGCCGGGTGTTATCCCATGTGCAGGAAATTCTGGCGGCCAGCGAACGGCTGGATAATCTATCAATTCGCCTGGCAGGTCAGGTTGAAACTCGACTGACTTTTGTCCTTTCTGATACTTATCAACCAACACATCATGAGGTCTTACTACGCCGTTTTGAGCAGCGTTACCCTGATATCGAATTTGAGTGCCTGATTGCCGAAGAGGGTGACGTTATTGACCTGCTACAACTGCGGCGCGCACATATCGGTGTAGTAGAAGTTCAGTCGCACTATCCACCGGATATTGCGGCCCGCCGATTAGCCACACAGACTGAAATGGCGATATTCGTGCAGCAGGGTCATCCGCTGGCAAAGCTCCCTCAGGTTCACCGCGAACAATTGGCCACCACCCGACAACTTTGCCTCAATACTTACAATCGAACTGAACGCAACCAGTCACAAGGGCTAATGTGGTCAGCCCCCAGCTACTTAATGTTATTAGAAATGGCGGAGCAAGGCTTCGGCTGGGCCATTTTGCCACGCTGGTTGGTGGATCAATACAGCCGTAAAAAACTGGTCGCGTTGCCCACCATTGGTTGGCCGAAAATGATCTCTATTGATGCGGTTTGGTCGAAAAAAAGCCCACCGGGGCCAGCGGGCTATTGGTTGTTAGACCAATTAACCGGTAGTAATGGTATCGATAAACCAGACGCCTAA
- the gltX gene encoding glutamate--tRNA ligase translates to MKIKTRFAPSPTGYLHVGGARTALYSWLFTRHLGGEFVLRIEDTDLERSTQEAIDAIMDGMNWLNLDWDEGPYFQTKRFDRYNAVIDQMLEKGTAYRCYCSKERLDELRETQMANGEKPRYDGRCRDSQCTHGADEPSVVRFRNPQEGSVIFDDKIRGPIEFSNQELDDLIIRRTDGSPTYNFCVVIDDWDMEITHVIRGEDHINNTPRQINILKALGAPVPEYAHVSMILGDDGKKLSKRHGAVGVMQYRDDGYLPEALLNYLVRLGWSHGDQEIFSVAEMTELFTLDAVSKSASAFNTEKLQWLNHHYINSLPPEHVAVHLSWHVEQLGLDTRNGPELVEIVKLLGERYKTLKEMAESCRYFYEEFDEFDADAAKKHLRPVARQPLEAVKAKLAAITDWTTENVHNAIQGTADELGVGMGKVGMPLRVAVTGAGQSPGMDVTVHAIGQARSLARIDKALAFISEREAQQ, encoded by the coding sequence ATGAAAATCAAAACCCGTTTTGCACCCAGCCCTACCGGCTATCTCCATGTAGGTGGCGCGCGCACCGCATTGTATTCCTGGCTGTTCACCCGTCATTTAGGTGGTGAGTTTGTTCTGCGTATTGAAGATACCGATCTTGAGCGCTCAACTCAGGAAGCCATCGACGCGATTATGGACGGTATGAACTGGTTGAATCTGGATTGGGATGAAGGCCCGTATTTCCAAACCAAACGGTTCGATCGCTACAATGCCGTGATCGACCAAATGTTGGAAAAGGGCACCGCTTATCGCTGCTATTGCTCTAAAGAGCGCCTGGATGAGTTGCGTGAAACCCAAATGGCCAATGGCGAGAAGCCTCGCTACGATGGCCGCTGTCGCGATAGCCAGTGTACTCATGGCGCTGATGAGCCATCAGTGGTGCGTTTTCGAAACCCGCAGGAAGGCTCGGTCATTTTCGACGACAAAATCCGTGGCCCGATTGAATTCAGCAATCAGGAACTGGATGATTTAATCATCCGCCGTACCGATGGTTCACCAACCTATAACTTCTGTGTGGTCATTGATGACTGGGATATGGAAATCACCCACGTTATCCGTGGTGAAGACCATATTAACAATACACCGCGTCAGATTAATATTCTGAAAGCATTAGGCGCGCCAGTTCCTGAGTATGCCCATGTCTCAATGATTCTGGGTGATGATGGTAAAAAACTGTCGAAACGCCACGGTGCTGTTGGTGTTATGCAATACCGCGATGACGGCTATCTGCCAGAGGCACTACTGAACTATTTGGTACGTTTGGGTTGGTCTCATGGTGATCAGGAGATTTTCTCGGTGGCCGAAATGACTGAGTTGTTTACACTCGATGCGGTCAGTAAGTCAGCCAGTGCATTTAATACTGAAAAACTACAATGGCTGAATCATCACTATATCAATAGCCTGCCACCAGAGCATGTTGCTGTTCACCTGTCATGGCATGTTGAGCAACTGGGGCTTGATACCCGTAATGGCCCTGAGTTAGTTGAAATCGTAAAATTGTTGGGTGAGCGCTACAAAACTCTGAAAGAGATGGCCGAGTCCTGCCGTTACTTTTACGAAGAGTTTGACGAGTTCGATGCTGATGCGGCTAAAAAGCATTTGCGTCCAGTGGCCCGCCAGCCGCTTGAAGCGGTTAAAGCCAAACTCGCCGCCATCACCGACTGGACCACTGAAAACGTTCACAACGCGATTCAGGGCACGGCTGATGAGTTAGGTGTAGGTATGGGTAAAGTGGGTATGCCGCTGCGTGTCGCTGTCACCGGTGCGGGTCAATCGCCAGGAATGGATGTCACTGTCCATGCTATCGGTCAGGCACGCTCACTGGCACGTATTGATAAAGCATTAGCCTTTATCAGCGAGCGCGAAGCACAGCAATAA
- a CDS encoding aldo/keto reductase gives MVYQATSSRYQEMKYHRCGRSGLMLPAISLGLWHNFGDSTLYENSRNLVHRAFDRGITHFDLANNYGPPPGSAELNFGRILQQDLRPYRDELIISSKAGYTMWPGPYGDWGSKKYLVASINQSLQRMGLDYVDIFYHHRPDPNTPLAETMAALDLLVRQGKALYIGLSNYPAAQARQACDILASLGTPCLIHQPKYSMFERWIEADLQDTLDEYGVGSIAFSPLAGGVLTDRYLAGIPQDSRAASSSKFLNPEQLTAEKLVKVRQLNTLAHERGQKLSQMSLAWVLRGGRVTSALIGASKTSQIDDAVGMLANTDFSAEEIKRIEDILV, from the coding sequence ATGGTCTATCAGGCAACGTCCTCCCGTTATCAAGAGATGAAATATCATCGTTGTGGTCGTAGTGGATTAATGCTCCCGGCAATTTCTCTTGGCCTGTGGCATAACTTTGGTGACAGTACACTGTACGAAAATAGCCGCAATTTGGTTCATCGTGCTTTTGACCGTGGTATCACTCATTTTGACTTAGCCAATAACTATGGTCCGCCGCCCGGTTCAGCCGAACTGAACTTTGGCCGCATCCTGCAACAAGACCTGCGCCCCTATCGTGATGAACTGATTATCTCTTCAAAAGCGGGATACACCATGTGGCCTGGCCCTTATGGCGACTGGGGTTCGAAGAAATATCTGGTGGCCAGTATCAACCAAAGTCTGCAACGCATGGGGCTGGATTATGTTGATATTTTCTACCACCATCGCCCAGACCCTAACACACCATTGGCAGAAACTATGGCTGCATTGGATCTGCTGGTGCGCCAAGGTAAAGCGCTGTATATCGGTTTGTCTAACTATCCAGCCGCGCAAGCCCGCCAGGCCTGTGACATTCTGGCGAGTCTCGGTACGCCTTGTCTGATCCATCAACCTAAATATTCGATGTTCGAACGCTGGATTGAAGCCGATCTGCAAGACACCTTAGATGAGTATGGCGTGGGGTCAATTGCCTTTTCACCGTTGGCGGGCGGCGTTTTGACAGATCGCTATTTGGCCGGTATTCCGCAGGACTCAAGGGCTGCCAGTAGCAGCAAATTCCTTAATCCTGAGCAGCTTACCGCAGAAAAACTGGTCAAAGTGCGCCAGTTGAACACGTTGGCGCACGAGCGCGGCCAGAAGTTGTCACAGATGTCTTTAGCCTGGGTATTACGTGGCGGGCGGGTGACTTCAGCACTGATTGGTGCCAGCAAAACCAGCCAGATTGACGATGCTGTCGGTATGTTGGCAAACACGGACTTCAGCGCCGAAGAAATCAAACGTATTGAAGATATTCTGGTGTAA
- a CDS encoding Nramp family divalent metal transporter: protein MLNSRAVDTSRRTSRRIKLSLMGPAFIAAIGYIDPGNFATNIQAGASFGYTLLWVVVWANIMAMLIQLLSAKLGIATGKNLAEHIRDRFPRPAVWAYWVQAEIIAMATDLAEFIGAAIGFKLLLGVTLLEGAVLTGIATFLILMLQKRGQKPLELVIAGLLIFVAAAYIVELIFSQPELAALGRGMLVPELPNRDAVFLAAGVLGATIMPHVIYLHSSLTQTAGDDSKTSRYAATKLDVAIAMTIAGFVNLAMMATAAAAFHFNGYGSIAEIEQAYLTLQPLLGNAAATIFGLSLVAAGLSSTVVGTLAGQVVMQGFVRFYIPIWVRRTVTMLPSFIVILAGMDATRILVMSQVLLSFGIALALVPLLAFTGNKELMGEMVNSKLIQVLGKIIVLVVVGLNAYLLISLL, encoded by the coding sequence ATGCTAAATAGCCGCGCTGTCGATACATCCCGCCGTACATCAAGGAGGATAAAACTCTCCCTGATGGGGCCTGCTTTTATCGCGGCCATCGGTTATATCGACCCCGGCAACTTCGCTACCAACATTCAGGCCGGGGCTTCTTTCGGTTATACCTTATTGTGGGTGGTGGTTTGGGCCAACATTATGGCTATGTTGATTCAATTGCTCTCCGCCAAGCTCGGTATTGCCACCGGCAAAAATCTGGCTGAGCATATCCGTGACCGTTTTCCACGGCCTGCGGTATGGGCTTACTGGGTACAGGCTGAAATTATTGCGATGGCGACAGATCTTGCCGAATTTATCGGGGCAGCCATCGGGTTTAAATTACTGCTAGGCGTGACACTCCTTGAAGGTGCTGTCCTGACCGGTATCGCCACTTTCCTGATTCTTATGCTGCAAAAACGTGGGCAAAAACCTCTTGAGCTGGTTATCGCTGGGTTGCTGATTTTTGTGGCTGCGGCTTATATCGTCGAACTTATTTTCTCCCAGCCGGAACTCGCGGCGTTGGGGCGCGGTATGTTGGTTCCTGAGCTACCTAATCGTGACGCGGTGTTTTTGGCCGCTGGGGTATTAGGTGCCACCATAATGCCACACGTTATTTATCTGCATTCATCCTTGACGCAAACGGCGGGAGATGACTCCAAGACATCCCGTTATGCTGCCACAAAATTGGATGTGGCGATTGCCATGACAATTGCCGGTTTTGTAAATCTGGCGATGATGGCAACGGCAGCAGCGGCTTTCCACTTCAATGGCTATGGCAGTATTGCTGAAATCGAGCAAGCATATCTAACACTACAACCTTTGTTAGGTAATGCCGCCGCCACTATTTTTGGCTTAAGTTTGGTTGCAGCCGGGTTGTCATCGACAGTGGTGGGGACATTGGCAGGGCAGGTCGTGATGCAAGGCTTTGTCCGGTTTTATATTCCTATCTGGGTGCGCCGCACGGTGACCATGTTGCCTTCATTTATTGTCATTTTGGCAGGGATGGATGCAACACGGATCTTAGTGATGAGTCAGGTACTGCTGAGTTTTGGTATTGCGTTGGCGTTAGTTCCATTGCTGGCTTTCACTGGCAATAAAGAATTGATGGGAGAGATGGTTAACTCAAAATTGATTCAAGTTTTGGGGAAGATAATTGTGTTAGTCGTGGTTGGATTAAATGCCTACCTGCTGATTAGCTTGCTCTAA
- a CDS encoding DUF2502 domain-containing protein — protein MSKVDVLKPTIFRPISLRPLLLVTILAWFPLVPMANAESIELLPSVSLQIGEQDRRGNYWDGYDWRDQRWWQDHQGRDLGERNRHGHYWDGHRWQNRDSWQKNYYYREGRYWKYDKHHDNHGKKHHRGKGHERHHDDD, from the coding sequence ATGTCAAAAGTGGATGTTTTGAAACCGACGATATTTAGACCTATTTCGTTAAGACCACTGTTATTAGTAACGATATTAGCCTGGTTTCCTCTCGTTCCTATGGCAAATGCCGAGAGTATTGAGCTACTCCCCAGTGTTTCATTGCAGATAGGTGAGCAAGATCGCCGTGGCAATTATTGGGATGGTTATGACTGGCGCGATCAGCGATGGTGGCAGGATCATCAGGGGCGGGATTTAGGCGAACGAAACCGCCATGGGCATTACTGGGATGGGCACCGCTGGCAAAACAGAGACTCATGGCAAAAGAACTATTATTACCGTGAAGGGCGCTATTGGAAATACGATAAACATCATGACAACCACGGCAAGAAACATCATCGTGGTAAAGGGCATGAGCGCCATCATGATGATGACTAA
- a CDS encoding nucleotidyltransferase family protein, producing the protein MNQQQQIIQWLQADPYRMQALSIARELGLNQWCLAAGFVRNLVWDQLHGYPLATALNDIDLVYFDKQHAHEQHDLQREAQLQQKSAAQHLSFPWSVKNQARMHLRSGRQPYTSTDDAISYWVEVETAIGARLNASGDIELVAPLGLGALFTRTITLNPKNGEVDTYYQRIKSKGWQRHWPELRLVI; encoded by the coding sequence ATGAATCAGCAGCAACAAATCATTCAATGGCTACAGGCTGACCCTTATCGTATGCAGGCTTTATCGATTGCCCGAGAACTCGGGTTAAACCAGTGGTGTCTGGCGGCAGGATTTGTGCGTAATCTGGTGTGGGATCAATTGCATGGGTACCCGTTAGCAACCGCGCTCAATGACATCGATTTAGTCTATTTCGATAAGCAACATGCCCACGAACAACATGACTTACAGCGAGAAGCACAGCTACAGCAAAAGAGTGCGGCTCAGCATCTCTCCTTCCCCTGGTCAGTAAAAAATCAAGCCAGAATGCACCTGCGTAGTGGTCGCCAACCTTATACCAGTACCGACGATGCCATCAGCTACTGGGTTGAAGTAGAAACAGCAATCGGTGCCAGGCTCAATGCTAGCGGCGATATTGAACTGGTGGCACCGCTGGGTTTGGGCGCACTGTTTACCCGAACGATCACCTTGAACCCAAAAAACGGTGAGGTTGATACCTACTACCAACGGATAAAGAGCAAAGGTTGGCAACGACATTGGCCTGAACTACGTTTGGTGATTTAA
- a CDS encoding NupC/NupG family nucleoside CNT transporter, with protein sequence MSHILQFALALVVVAILALVICKDRKSIRIRFVIQLLVIEVLLAYFFLHSEAGLGFVKGFAGLFDKLLGFAANGTDFVFGNMGDKGLAFFFLRVLCPIVFISALIGILQYIKVLPVVIRIIGTLLSKVNGMGKLESFNAVSSLILGQSENFIAYKDILGKMSEKRMYTMAATAMSTVSMSIVGAYMSMLDAKFVVAALVLNMFSTFIVLSLINPYKAEDEEELQLSNLHEGQSFFEMLGEYILAGFKVAIIVAAMLIGFIALISAMNALFSLLFGISFQGILGYVFFPFAWVMGVPTHEALQVGGIMATKLVSNEFVAMMDLQKVASELSPRSVGILSVFLVSFANFSSIGIVAGAIKGLNEHQGNVVSRFGLKLLYGSTLVSVLSASIAGLVL encoded by the coding sequence ATGTCCCATATTCTGCAGTTTGCGTTGGCCTTAGTCGTGGTGGCCATATTAGCTCTGGTGATCTGTAAGGATCGGAAAAGCATTCGCATTCGGTTTGTTATTCAATTGCTGGTAATTGAAGTGTTGTTGGCGTACTTCTTCCTCCATTCAGAAGCTGGATTGGGTTTTGTGAAAGGATTCGCCGGTTTATTCGACAAGTTACTTGGATTTGCCGCTAACGGTACTGACTTCGTCTTTGGCAATATGGGTGATAAAGGTTTGGCGTTCTTCTTCCTGAGAGTGCTGTGCCCAATCGTCTTTATTTCTGCTCTGATTGGTATTCTGCAATACATTAAAGTTCTGCCGGTCGTTATTCGTATTATTGGTACTTTGCTGTCTAAAGTTAACGGCATGGGTAAGCTGGAATCATTCAACGCCGTCAGCTCACTGATTCTGGGCCAATCTGAAAACTTCATCGCCTATAAAGACATTTTGGGCAAAATGTCTGAAAAACGCATGTACACCATGGCAGCAACCGCGATGTCGACAGTTTCCATGTCAATCGTGGGTGCATATATGTCAATGCTGGACGCGAAGTTTGTGGTTGCAGCGTTAGTGCTTAACATGTTCAGTACCTTTATCGTGTTGTCATTGATCAACCCGTATAAAGCAGAGGATGAAGAAGAGTTGCAACTGAGCAACTTGCACGAAGGCCAGAGCTTCTTTGAAATGCTGGGTGAGTACATTCTGGCCGGTTTCAAAGTGGCTATCATCGTTGCAGCCATGCTGATTGGTTTTATCGCATTGATTTCTGCGATGAATGCCTTATTTAGCTTGCTGTTCGGTATCAGCTTCCAAGGTATCTTGGGCTATGTCTTCTTCCCGTTTGCCTGGGTGATGGGCGTACCAACTCATGAAGCCTTACAAGTTGGTGGCATCATGGCAACCAAACTGGTTTCTAACGAATTCGTGGCAATGATGGACTTGCAGAAAGTGGCATCAGAACTGTCGCCACGCAGCGTGGGTATCCTGTCAGTATTCCTGGTTTCATTCGCTAACTTCTCCTCTATTGGTATCGTAGCCGGTGCGATTAAAGGTTTGAATGAGCACCAAGGGAATGTGGTTTCACGCTTTGGCTTGAAGCTGTTATACGGCTCTACGCTGGTCAGTGTGCTGTCCGCCTCTATTGCGGGCCTGGTACTCTAA
- the ligA gene encoding NAD-dependent DNA ligase LigA, which produces MESIIQQINQLRTSLRHHEHLYHVLDAPEIPDAEYDRLMQQLRSLEAQHPELITHDSPTQRVGAAPLDAFEQVRHEVPMLSLDNVFDEDSYLAFDKRVHDRLKSAEPLTFCCELKLDGLAVSLLYENGELVRAATRGDGTTGENITANVRTIRAIPLRLHGENIPQRVEVRGEVFMPQAGFEQLNEEARRKGGKIFANPRNAAAGSLRQLDPRITAKRPLMFFCYGVGLLDGGDLPRSHIQRLMQFKAWGLPVSNRVKLCTGSDEVIAFYRQVEQDRTSLGFDIDGVVIKVDSLDLQEQLGFVARAPRWATAFKFQAQEQITQVRDVEFQVGRTGAITPVARLEPVQVAGVIVSNATLHNADEIERLGIRIGDTVIIRRAGDVIPQVVGVVMEQRPQDTKEIVFPQHCPVCGSDIERVEGEAVARCTGGLFCAAQRKEALKHFVSRRALDVDGMGDKIIEQLVEKQYVENPADLFELTAGKLTGLDRMGPKSAQNLIAALEKAKQTTFARFLYALGIREVGEATAANLAAHFCNLDNLRAADIDALKSVPDVGEVVARHVRNFLSEEHNQKVIAALEKVISWPEPQQIIAEEIDSPFAGKTVVLTGSLTILSRDEAKDRLAALGAKVSGSVSKKTDLVIAGEAAGSKLAKAQELGITVIDEAEMIRLLGE; this is translated from the coding sequence ATGGAATCGATAATTCAGCAAATTAATCAACTAAGAACCTCATTGCGCCATCATGAACATCTTTATCATGTGTTGGATGCCCCTGAGATCCCTGATGCTGAATATGACCGTTTGATGCAGCAATTACGTTCCCTGGAAGCACAACACCCCGAACTGATTACTCATGATTCACCGACGCAGCGAGTTGGTGCCGCGCCACTTGATGCATTTGAACAGGTTAGGCACGAAGTGCCGATGCTGTCTCTTGATAACGTCTTCGATGAAGATAGCTACCTGGCTTTTGACAAACGGGTGCACGATCGCCTGAAAAGCGCGGAGCCACTGACTTTCTGCTGTGAGCTGAAGCTGGATGGCCTGGCAGTCAGCCTATTGTATGAAAATGGTGAGTTAGTCAGGGCCGCCACCCGTGGTGACGGTACCACGGGTGAAAATATTACTGCAAATGTGCGTACCATCCGTGCCATTCCACTGCGCTTGCATGGGGAGAATATTCCGCAGCGGGTGGAAGTTCGTGGTGAGGTCTTTATGCCGCAAGCGGGTTTTGAGCAGCTTAACGAAGAGGCACGCCGCAAAGGCGGTAAAATTTTCGCCAATCCACGCAATGCTGCCGCCGGTTCATTACGTCAACTCGATCCCCGTATCACAGCTAAACGGCCATTAATGTTCTTCTGTTATGGTGTGGGTTTACTCGATGGCGGTGATCTTCCGCGTAGTCATATTCAGCGCCTGATGCAATTTAAAGCCTGGGGGCTGCCGGTCAGTAATCGAGTGAAATTATGTACTGGTAGCGATGAGGTGATTGCCTTCTACCGTCAGGTAGAGCAGGACCGTACCAGTTTGGGATTTGATATTGATGGCGTGGTTATCAAGGTTGATTCACTTGACTTGCAAGAGCAACTTGGTTTCGTGGCACGCGCGCCCCGTTGGGCTACAGCGTTTAAATTTCAGGCGCAGGAACAGATAACTCAAGTTCGTGACGTGGAATTTCAGGTAGGGCGCACCGGTGCTATCACTCCAGTGGCACGTCTGGAGCCTGTGCAGGTGGCGGGCGTGATCGTCAGTAATGCGACATTGCATAACGCCGATGAAATTGAGCGTCTTGGTATCCGTATTGGCGATACCGTCATTATTCGCCGTGCTGGAGATGTGATCCCGCAAGTGGTTGGTGTGGTGATGGAACAACGCCCGCAGGATACCAAAGAGATAGTTTTCCCGCAGCACTGCCCGGTATGTGGTTCTGATATCGAGCGGGTAGAAGGTGAGGCGGTTGCTCGCTGCACCGGTGGCCTGTTCTGTGCCGCACAGCGTAAAGAGGCGTTGAAGCATTTTGTTTCCCGCCGGGCGTTGGATGTGGACGGGATGGGTGACAAGATTATCGAACAACTGGTAGAGAAACAGTATGTCGAGAACCCGGCTGATTTATTTGAGTTGACCGCTGGCAAACTGACCGGTTTAGATCGGATGGGGCCAAAGTCGGCACAAAATCTGATTGCGGCGTTAGAGAAAGCGAAACAAACAACCTTCGCCCGCTTTCTGTATGCCCTGGGTATTCGTGAAGTCGGCGAGGCGACTGCGGCTAATTTAGCGGCTCACTTCTGTAATCTGGATAATCTGCGCGCGGCAGATATCGACGCATTAAAAAGTGTGCCGGATGTAGGGGAAGTGGTGGCCAGGCATGTGCGGAATTTCCTCAGCGAAGAACATAATCAGAAAGTGATCGCAGCGCTGGAGAAAGTGATCAGTTGGCCGGAACCTCAGCAAATTATTGCCGAAGAGATTGATAGCCCCTTTGCTGGGAAAACGGTAGTGCTGACGGGGTCACTGACCATACTCTCGCGGGACGAAGCGAAAGATCGTCTGGCCGCTTTAGGTGCCAAAGTGAGTGGCAGTGTTTCCAAAAAAACGGATCTGGTTATTGCTGGTGAGGCGGCGGGGTCAAAACTGGCGAAAGCGCAGGAACTTGGGATTACCGTCATTGATGAAGCGGAAATGATTCGTCTGCTGGGTGAGTAA
- a CDS encoding FlxA-like family protein, with protein sequence MSNTISAASVSVSSSSSSDSSAAAQIKSISQQIQKLTEKLSTLKDSGLTADELQKQQQQIQSQIAALQAELARIQAQEADKSKEGDNNAATAPTGDGVNRPSAQNQIDVYI encoded by the coding sequence ATGTCGAATACTATCTCTGCAGCATCGGTGTCAGTGAGCAGCAGTAGCTCTTCTGACAGCAGTGCGGCGGCACAAATCAAATCCATTAGTCAGCAGATCCAAAAACTGACCGAAAAATTAAGTACGTTAAAAGATTCTGGTTTGACTGCCGATGAACTGCAAAAGCAACAACAACAGATTCAGAGTCAAATTGCAGCGCTACAAGCTGAGCTTGCCCGTATTCAGGCACAGGAAGCGGATAAAAGCAAAGAAGGTGACAACAATGCGGCAACTGCGCCCACCGGTGATGGAGTAAACCGCCCTTCCGCACAGAACCAGATTGACGTTTATATTTAA